A portion of the Nitratidesulfovibrio termitidis HI1 genome contains these proteins:
- the ycaC gene encoding isochorismate family cysteine hydrolase YcaC, which yields MKRKPYVRLDKKDAALLLVDHQTGLFSLVQDYVPADFRNSVLALGAIGKFFNLPTILTTSLEKGPNGPILPELKEMFPKSPLVHRPGQINAWDNEDFVKAVEKTGCKQLIIAGIVTDVCVAHATLSALEAGYQVFVVTDASGTFTPEVRDASWNRMSANGAQLLNWFSVACELMRDWRNDMEGLAGLLASYMPAYGNLITSHTHAASQK from the coding sequence ATGAAAAGAAAGCCGTACGTCCGACTCGACAAGAAAGATGCCGCCCTGCTTCTGGTAGACCACCAGACGGGACTTTTTTCCCTGGTGCAGGATTATGTTCCGGCCGACTTCAGGAACAGCGTCCTTGCCCTTGGCGCCATAGGCAAGTTCTTCAACTTGCCGACCATCCTGACCACGAGTCTGGAAAAAGGTCCCAACGGTCCCATCCTTCCGGAACTGAAGGAAATGTTCCCTAAGTCTCCCTTGGTGCACCGTCCCGGTCAGATCAATGCCTGGGATAATGAAGATTTCGTGAAAGCAGTCGAAAAGACGGGGTGCAAGCAACTGATTATCGCGGGCATCGTGACCGATGTGTGCGTAGCCCACGCGACGCTGTCCGCGCTTGAGGCAGGGTACCAGGTCTTCGTGGTGACCGATGCTTCGGGGACGTTCACCCCGGAGGTCCGCGATGCTTCCTGGAATCGTATGAGCGCCAACGGCGCCCAACTTCTCAACTGGTTCAGCGTCGCCTGCGAACTCATGCGCGACTGGCGCAATGACATGGAGGGGCTTGCCGGGTTGCTGGCCAGCTATATGCCTGCCTACGGCAATCTCATCACCAGCCACACCCATGCTGCCAGCCAGAAGTGA
- a CDS encoding IS1595 family transposase yields the protein MFKNSKLSRYKAGKIAECFCIDIDATKTALLLKFNRKTVNRYFLAFRTLIYVHQTSQKEKILGVVEVDESFFGPARVRGRPGPRKRGRGTLKQSVFGIYERNGSVYTELVPDCSAKSLQAIIRGKVAFESVVHSDGWRGYDVGYDKHFRVNKAKHFAENGVHINGIEAFWSFTKRRLTKFNGVKKNFELHLKECEWRYNKPLPQLIGELKRLVSKNEDLMV from the coding sequence ATGTTTAAAAACAGCAAATTAAGCCGATATAAAGCCGGAAAAATTGCTGAATGCTTTTGCATCGATATTGATGCCACTAAAACTGCCTTGCTCCTGAAGTTCAACCGGAAGACCGTGAACAGGTATTTTCTGGCATTCAGGACGCTGATTTATGTTCACCAGACATCCCAAAAGGAGAAAATCCTGGGCGTTGTCGAGGTTGATGAAAGCTTCTTCGGTCCCGCCAGGGTCAGAGGACGCCCTGGCCCCAGAAAGCGAGGAAGAGGGACGCTCAAGCAATCCGTGTTTGGGATCTACGAGCGAAACGGCTCCGTATATACCGAACTGGTGCCAGACTGCTCGGCCAAGTCGCTCCAGGCGATCATCCGGGGAAAGGTTGCCTTTGAAAGCGTCGTGCACTCCGATGGGTGGCGAGGATACGATGTCGGCTATGACAAACACTTTCGCGTCAACAAAGCCAAGCACTTCGCCGAGAATGGTGTTCATATTAACGGGATAGAGGCTTTCTGGAGTTTCACCAAGCGCCGCCTCACAAAATTCAATGGGGTGAAGAAGAACTTCGAATTACACCTCAAAGAATGTGAATGGCGCTACAACAAACCTCTGCCCCAACTCATTGGCGAACTGAAGCGACTAGTCTCAAAAAACGAAGACCTGATGGTCTAG